In Phocoena phocoena chromosome 3, mPhoPho1.1, whole genome shotgun sequence, a single window of DNA contains:
- the TPPP gene encoding tubulin polymerization-promoting protein, whose amino-acid sequence MADSRPKTPKPANKTPPKSPGDPAKDKAAKRLSLESEGASEGAAAAGPELSALEEAFRRFAVHGDTRATGKEMHGKNWSKLCRDCQVIDGRNVTITDVDIVFSKIKGKSCRTISFEQFKEALEELAKKRFKDKSSEEAVREVHRLIEGKAPIISGVTKAISSPTVSRLTDTTKFTGSHKERFDPSGRGKGRAGRVDLVDESGYVPGYKHAGTYDQKVQGGK is encoded by the exons ATGGCTGACAGCAGGCCCAAGACCCCCAAGCCCGCCAACAAGACGCCCCCCAAGTCCCCAGGAGACCCCGCGAAGGACAAGGCAGCCAAGAGGCTGTCACTGGAGTCGGAGGGTGCCAGCGAGGGGGCAGCCGCCGCGGGCCCGGAGCTCAGCGCCCTGGAGGAGGCCTTCCGGAGGTTTGCGGTGCACGGGGACACCAGGGCCACCGGGAAGGAGATGCATGGCAAGAACTGGTCCAAGCTGTGCAGGGACTGCCAGGTGATCGACGGCAGGAACGTGACCATCACCGACGTGGACATCGTCTTCAGCAAGATCAA GGGCAAGTCCTGCAGGACCATCTCATTCGAGCAGTTCAAGGAGGCACTGGAGGAGCTGGCCAAGAAGAGATTCAAAGACAAGAGCAGCGAGGAGGCCGTCCGAGAGGTGCACCGGCTCATCGAGGGCAAGGCCCCCATCATCTCGGGGGTGACG AAAGCCATCTCCTCGCCCACCGTGTCGCGGCTCACGGACACCACCAAGTTCACGGGCTCCCACAAGGAGCGCTTCGACCCGTCGGGCAGGGGCAAGGGCAGGGCGGGCCGCGTGGACCTGGTGGACGAGTCGGGCTATGTGCCGGGCTACAAGCATGCCGGCACCTACGACCAGAAGGTGCAGGGGGGCAAGTAG